GTGACGTCACAGGAGAGGTAGGACAAACATGGCGGCTGTCATGAGGCTAGTAAACAGAAGCACTTTAAACCCAGCAATGGGTCAACACTGCCTGGCGTTCAGCTCTGCGGCAAAAATAAAAACGGTGAGTTTTATGGGGAAGTTtactcagcagcagcagcttattGAACCCGTTTAAGCAGCAGTCTAAACCTGACATCTGTCTGCGTTTCTCCCTGATACGCCAGTGTTAACCTAGCTTGTTGGTTGACAGCTAGCAAACTGGGTCAAGTTAATATCTGTTTAGCCGAAGCTTTATTTATACTGCAGTTtaaatatgtgtttgtttgtatagGCTGCTGTGAGGCCAGGTCATGTTCTGCCAGAAAAGGTGAAAATAGTGGAGGTCGGACCCAGAGATGGTCTTCAAAATGAGAAGGTAAGTCTCATGTCGCTAATGTTCCAGTGTTTGTCAGCTGTTAGCACTCAAAACTCAGAAAATGCTGGCATCAACCAGTAATATTATCATCGTTAATAGTGGTGATAGTAGAAACACCTTAATCTAGTACAGGTGAGATCATGTATTGTGTAACCAGTCAAAATAATTTAAGTTATGTGCTCAGTTATGTTTCAACATCGTCATGTTTTTGCTTCTTTCACTCAGACAATCGTGCCAACAGATACTAAAATCCActtaataaacatgttatcaGAATCAGGGTTGCCAGTCATTGAAGCTACCAGCTTTGTGTCTCCAAAATGGGTTCCACAGGTGTGGTAGTTTTCCTTTGCCATTTCAATGCAAATAGACAACACGCCCAGTGACTTGTTCTTTTGTAGTGCTAATTGCTTTCTGTTTTTCTATCAATTGTCAGATGGCAGATCAAGTGGAAGTGATGAAGGGCATCTGTAGGAAATCTGGAGTAACGTACCCAGTCCTCACCCCCAACCTGAAAGGCTTCCAGTCTGCTGTGAGTGCCAGACATCAGTTCCAGAAACATCTGGTCTATTTTCTCCATGTAGTGTTTAACACTTTGTTAGAGGAGCTGTAATATATCTCAAAGTTTACTGAATTAAATGTGCCCCTGATTCACATTAAATACAGATGAAGGCCGGAGCTTCAGAGGTAGCCATATTTGGAGCTGCATCAGAGCTGTTTAGTAAGAAGAACATAAACTGCTCAGTGGATGAAAGTTTACAGCGCTTCGACGAAGTTATGAAAGCAGCTAAAGAGGCTGGTGTGCCAGTAAGAGGGTAAGGTTTGTTTCTTACTTTTTATTATCAACATTCTTTTAATAAGTGGAATCATAAAGTGATATTTTGATAAACCCCACTTATGTTTCTTATCACCACAGTTATGTATCATGTGTCGTTGGATGTCCGTATGAAGGCAAGGTGGCACCTGAAAAAGTTGCACATGTGAGTTATCATATGGTTTACATCAATTAAAAACCCACATAACAttctactataatgcacgttctgtgtccgt
This portion of the Sphaeramia orbicularis chromosome 22, fSphaOr1.1, whole genome shotgun sequence genome encodes:
- the hmgcl gene encoding hydroxymethylglutaryl-CoA lyase, mitochondrial, with amino-acid sequence MAAVMRLVNRSTLNPAMGQHCLAFSSAAKIKTAAVRPGHVLPEKVKIVEVGPRDGLQNEKTIVPTDTKIHLINMLSESGLPVIEATSFVSPKWVPQMADQVEVMKGICRKSGVTYPVLTPNLKGFQSAMKAGASEVAIFGAASELFSKKNINCSVDESLQRFDEVMKAAKEAGVPVRGYVSCVVGCPYEGKVAPEKVAHVAKRLYSMGCYEISLGDTIGVGTPGSMSEMLEAVSREVPVSALAVHCHDTYGQALANILVALQMGISVVDSSVAGLGGCPYAQGASGNVATEDVVYMLHGLGIQTGVDLPKLMDAGAFICRTLNRKTNSKVAQATCKL